One Thermococcus kodakarensis KOD1 genomic window carries:
- a CDS encoding carboxypeptidase-like regulatory domain-containing protein — MTTEWRDEEMKKLGVLLALLVLFGTLATGTVGAVYIPSSGDFGVYIFGSSSNVTISDGRLVLDATGSEYVRAWLNVTEFQAIEFDYQAYANNVLSGVSFMSGSSGVGLTFIEYDTGSIEVRKISGANYPQYDGSSDTIGGSIDAGTSFRNKYVHFRIEFQQRGTEWDLLVYKDGFLLYNLTNVQQHIDPLSIEKVVFGVPAVGIGNNLGWQGKVEFNNIQIYEVEYHIQLSLKDALSNQPLTGVTVKENGNVIGTLVDGGSLDLTKGTHTLTFEKSGYWSVTKTIDVQGDMTVSVEMYPDSAAFKFENFPSDISIPENTIYTLTFTLSPISTDAAYNTYLSLSGLSNVLEVQKDGQAVSPESGKYYLGDISGPTQISIKFKAGAVGQHGFTLSFESHDAIMSKTYTTTKSVTYTVEPLPFSVQMPSEWQVGQNELRISESSGQSYLITAVLKDSQGNEVWSDSHAFSPYEAYSFSVNVPSEGQYTLELQWNGQVATYDVTVNPAITLTTKQLTVEKGGEGTIVLHFKNPSSDVQYYTIKVSGGFLPSEINQSISVGPLTEKDVSIAFAVPEDLTYDAYELQVQVLQGNATVFQDKVAVSIGDSGGFTLFGGSSGNTWLWLGVGGLGLLALVGLARRR; from the coding sequence TTGACTACGGAGTGGAGGGATGAAGAGATGAAGAAACTCGGTGTTTTGCTCGCTCTGTTGGTGCTGTTCGGAACGCTGGCAACGGGCACGGTTGGGGCTGTTTATATTCCGTCTAGTGGAGATTTCGGGGTGTATATCTTTGGGTCTTCGTCTAATGTAACAATATCGGACGGTCGGTTGGTCTTAGATGCTACGGGGTCTGAGTACGTCAGGGCTTGGCTTAATGTTACTGAGTTTCAGGCTATCGAGTTTGATTATCAGGCGTACGCAAATAACGTTTTATCTGGTGTGTCTTTTATGTCAGGGAGTTCAGGGGTTGGCTTAACTTTCATTGAGTATGATACGGGTTCAATCGAGGTTAGGAAAATCTCAGGGGCTAATTATCCTCAGTATGATGGGAGTAGCGACACTATAGGTGGTTCTATTGATGCAGGGACGAGCTTTAGGAATAAGTACGTACATTTTAGAATTGAGTTTCAGCAGAGGGGCACGGAGTGGGATTTACTGGTATATAAGGACGGTTTCTTATTGTATAATCTGACGAATGTTCAGCAGCATATTGACCCGTTGTCAATCGAGAAGGTAGTTTTTGGTGTTCCGGCTGTAGGCATTGGTAATAACTTGGGCTGGCAGGGGAAGGTCGAGTTTAATAATATACAGATTTATGAGGTTGAGTATCATATTCAGCTCTCGCTCAAGGATGCTCTGAGTAATCAACCCCTCACGGGCGTTACGGTGAAGGAGAACGGTAACGTTATCGGCACGCTGGTCGATGGTGGAAGTTTAGATTTAACTAAGGGCACTCATACACTCACTTTCGAGAAAAGCGGGTACTGGAGCGTCACGAAGACGATAGACGTCCAGGGTGACATGACTGTCAGTGTCGAGATGTACCCTGACAGCGCCGCCTTCAAGTTTGAAAACTTCCCGTCTGACATCAGCATTCCCGAGAACACGATTTACACGCTCACTTTCACTCTCTCGCCGATCAGCACCGACGCGGCTTACAACACTTACCTGAGCCTGAGCGGCCTCTCCAACGTCCTCGAAGTCCAGAAAGACGGCCAGGCCGTCTCTCCCGAGTCGGGCAAGTACTATCTCGGCGACATTTCAGGCCCGACACAGATTTCCATCAAGTTCAAGGCGGGCGCGGTCGGCCAGCACGGGTTCACTCTGAGCTTTGAGAGTCATGACGCAATAATGAGCAAGACCTACACGACGACAAAGAGTGTCACCTACACCGTCGAGCCGCTCCCGTTTTCGGTTCAGATGCCCTCTGAATGGCAGGTCGGCCAGAATGAGCTTCGCATCTCGGAAAGCAGTGGCCAGAGTTACCTCATCACGGCGGTTCTGAAGGACAGCCAGGGCAACGAGGTTTGGAGTGATTCCCACGCCTTCAGCCCCTACGAGGCGTACTCCTTCAGCGTCAACGTGCCGAGTGAGGGCCAGTACACGCTCGAACTCCAGTGGAACGGCCAGGTCGCGACCTATGACGTCACCGTGAATCCTGCAATCACGCTCACCACGAAGCAGCTGACAGTCGAGAAGGGTGGCGAGGGCACGATTGTCCTCCACTTCAAGAACCCGTCGAGCGATGTGCAGTATTACACGATCAAGGTCTCGGGCGGCTTCCTGCCGAGCGAGATCAACCAGAGCATTTCGGTCGGCCCGCTCACCGAGAAGGATGTTAGCATAGCCTTCGCCGTGCCAGAAGACCTGACTTACGACGCCTACGAGCTCCAGGTGCAGGTTCTTCAGGGCAACGCGACGGTCTTCCAGGACAAGGTTGCCGTTAGCATTGGAGATTCTGGAGGGTTCACGCTCTTCGGCGGCTCAAGTGGGAACACCTGGCTCTGGCTCGGTGTTGGCGGGCTTGGGCTTCTCGCCTTAGTTGGACTTGCCAGGAGGAGGTGA
- a CDS encoding helicase HerA domain-containing protein, which yields MAVSTRAASPAEVNIPHFNPASGPYLGRLMSTNRKEKLYLPLKVGEANHIFILGKTGYGKTSFMKALAEALWEYYTSRGQEVLIVIFERKYDYSKFQRLKAFWNKRVEELGKEEATRVHPYLAAYFGTLEKYPQLKSQLGFPGDFAMSIPNYILAETYVTRKPYPIDVFTWHGLQPDSFPTRRIVFRPTRAPEAIKLDNGGGKVEVAIGRIHLRDISFEMLARKFDIPKGTAYGRILRKYWKVYKIHDPDEILRRVKAEEPSMRESTYESLKSILDEIRADPLYLKGSVLKPKAEQVTRSGNGIYDEPKPFTDYLTTKAINIIDFSDNSELDLEEQRLIMYLLWQKIKLIAGRKRVDVWLFFDEIQDLIGTAGEASRHNLAWKAMEEIYRKGRSLSVNVVAGTQYLYKLPMSLIMGAAHIAVIGALASPKDLDILRVAIMDGERLRIPVEHDSFEEFLKRRKKKGRGWFSFDREFTVKMYFRPNQSF from the coding sequence ATGGCAGTCTCGACGCGAGCCGCGTCCCCTGCAGAGGTGAACATTCCCCACTTCAACCCAGCCAGCGGGCCGTACCTCGGCAGGCTCATGAGCACGAACAGGAAAGAGAAGCTCTACCTGCCGCTCAAGGTCGGTGAGGCAAACCACATCTTCATCCTCGGAAAGACAGGCTACGGGAAGACCAGCTTCATGAAAGCCCTCGCCGAGGCCCTGTGGGAGTACTACACCAGCAGGGGACAGGAAGTCCTCATTGTGATCTTTGAGAGAAAATATGACTACTCAAAGTTCCAGCGCCTGAAGGCGTTTTGGAACAAGCGCGTTGAAGAGCTCGGGAAAGAAGAAGCCACCAGAGTGCACCCGTACCTCGCGGCATACTTCGGAACCCTTGAGAAGTACCCACAGCTCAAAAGCCAGCTCGGCTTTCCCGGCGACTTTGCAATGAGCATTCCCAACTACATCCTCGCCGAGACGTACGTGACTAGAAAGCCGTATCCAATTGACGTCTTTACCTGGCACGGCCTACAACCCGACAGCTTCCCGACCAGGAGGATAGTCTTCAGGCCGACCAGGGCACCAGAAGCAATCAAGCTCGACAACGGTGGTGGAAAGGTCGAGGTTGCAATCGGCAGGATTCACCTGAGAGACATCAGCTTTGAGATGCTCGCGCGGAAGTTTGACATCCCAAAGGGCACGGCCTACGGCAGGATCCTGAGGAAGTACTGGAAAGTGTACAAGATCCACGACCCTGACGAGATTCTGAGGAGAGTCAAAGCTGAAGAGCCCTCAATGCGCGAGAGCACTTACGAGAGCCTCAAGAGCATCCTCGACGAGATCAGAGCTGACCCGCTCTACCTGAAAGGCTCAGTCCTCAAGCCGAAGGCTGAGCAGGTCACTAGAAGCGGAAATGGCATCTATGATGAGCCTAAGCCCTTCACGGACTACCTCACGACCAAAGCCATCAACATCATTGATTTTTCAGATAACTCCGAGCTAGACCTCGAGGAGCAGCGCCTAATCATGTACCTGCTCTGGCAGAAGATTAAGCTCATCGCTGGCAGGAAGCGCGTTGATGTGTGGCTCTTCTTCGACGAGATTCAGGACCTCATAGGCACGGCAGGCGAGGCCAGCCGCCACAACCTTGCCTGGAAGGCAATGGAGGAAATCTATAGGAAGGGCCGCTCCCTCTCGGTGAACGTCGTCGCGGGCACACAGTACCTCTACAAGCTGCCAATGAGCCTCATAATGGGTGCCGCCCACATTGCGGTAATCGGAGCCCTAGCCAGTCCAAAGGATCTCGACATTCTTCGCGTTGCGATAATGGACGGCGAGCGGCTGAGGATTCCAGTCGAGCACGACAGCTTTGAGGAGTTTCTGAAGCGCCGCAAGAAGAAAGGCCGCGGCTGGTTCTCGTTTGACCGCGAGTTTACCGTCAAGATGTATTTTCGCCCTAATCAAAGCTTTTGA
- a CDS encoding AbrB/MazE/SpoVT family DNA-binding domain-containing protein — protein MPDQDASEARVVEPLAKFHAKVTRGGQFTFPLYTRLYHNLDVGDYVELIIRTKVDGEVLRGMFIARLVDKGNITIPKGLRSEMKIDQNSIIEVIVVRAYRLKDLLGDKAKFIRQLALKKYKILT, from the coding sequence ATGCCCGACCAGGACGCCAGCGAAGCAAGGGTAGTCGAGCCACTAGCCAAGTTTCATGCGAAAGTCACTAGGGGTGGTCAGTTCACATTTCCATTATACACCCGGCTTTATCATAACCTCGACGTTGGGGACTACGTTGAATTAATCATAAGAACCAAAGTGGATGGCGAAGTGCTCAGAGGGATGTTCATAGCCAGACTCGTTGATAAGGGCAATATTACAATACCCAAGGGCCTTAGGAGCGAGATGAAAATTGACCAGAATTCGATTATAGAAGTCATAGTTGTCAGGGCATACCGGCTGAAAGACTTATTGGGAGACAAAGCCAAGTTTATACGTCAATTAGCCCTCAAAAAATACAAGATTCTCACTTGA
- a CDS encoding AbrB/MazE/SpoVT family DNA-binding domain-containing protein, whose amino-acid sequence MKETKEPLAKFQARVNKDNRVTIPRPILEAFGLKQNDYVKVLIRKIEISDKTVTVIAQALLAVKIGKYGAITLPKKLVKEFELRENEPVEVIILDYYKFEELVSEKGKELLSKLQSRNNYWILPADSQYLSEIGIKYKYLF is encoded by the coding sequence ATGAAAGAAACCAAAGAACCACTAGCGAAATTTCAAGCAAGGGTTAACAAAGACAACCGCGTAACTATCCCTCGGCCAATCCTCGAAGCATTCGGCCTAAAACAAAACGACTACGTCAAAGTTCTAATCAGAAAAATCGAAATATCAGACAAAACAGTTACGGTAATCGCTCAAGCCCTTCTGGCAGTGAAAATCGGAAAGTATGGAGCCATAACACTCCCAAAAAAACTCGTAAAAGAGTTTGAGTTGAGAGAAAACGAGCCGGTTGAAGTCATCATTTTGGATTATTACAAATTCGAGGAGTTAGTAAGTGAAAAAGGCAAAGAGCTTTTATCCAAGCTTCAGTCAAGAAACAACTACTGGATTCTTCCGGCCGATTCTCAATATCTGTCTGAGATAGGTATCAAATACAAATATCTTTTTTGA
- a CDS encoding AbrB/MazE/SpoVT family DNA-binding domain-containing protein: protein MKETKEPLAKFHARLDKEGRIAIPKTIREALNIEKNDYVEVIVRKIEINPEKSIIKVLKQGYLVARVGAKGLIFLPADLKRDFDLHEKDIIEVLLLGYHKFDELVSEKGKKLLSKVQTSGKWIEVKQDELIPEDKVMKHFTYVFV, encoded by the coding sequence ATGAAAGAAACCAAAGAACCACTAGCAAAATTCCACGCACGGCTCGATAAGGAAGGGAGGATAGCTATCCCCAAGACAATTAGAGAAGCGTTGAACATAGAGAAGAACGATTACGTTGAGGTTATTGTTCGTAAAATTGAGATCAATCCTGAGAAATCAATAATCAAAGTTCTTAAGCAAGGGTATTTGGTAGCCAGGGTAGGAGCTAAAGGGTTAATTTTCCTTCCAGCCGATCTCAAACGTGATTTCGACCTCCACGAGAAAGATATCATTGAAGTTTTGCTGCTTGGATATCACAAATTTGACGAATTGGTCAGTGAAAAAGGCAAAAAACTGCTCTCAAAGGTTCAAACATCGGGCAAATGGATTGAGGTCAAGCAGGATGAACTCATTCCAGAGGATAAAGTAATGAAACATTTCACTTATGTTTTTGTTTGA
- the trm10 gene encoding tRNA (guanine(9)-/adenine(9)-N1)-methyltransferase translates to MKTLADVFREALKEKGISSIGTLSKRFRKSKNKLQDIAIEIVHGKGAVFRVPEKTAVAWDLNGNRVDGSYYAYAPLCMREKFEPVLTPEELREKLPDWPYFIIDLYHWDKHTQKEKGKICLQVNQSYGLLRDYFTGSELAVTWANEEFREMFHGPLDRITTYGGPTSEFLKENGINEVVLLDPWAEEVLSEKDFDVKAFIIGGIVDTGGNKKKTTPKIGEELESAGIKVRRRKIVLRGDVVGVPDRINRILGIILKMMVEGKSMDEAVYEMQEPLHARWRLRKELPKRATRYMVEGKVYRVVEKELFDEYSKWLKIRWEDFVKVLRELDLVALERKRIHHLNKISNARIINGKLHRVILLKRAAMLCYNC, encoded by the coding sequence ATGAAGACCCTCGCAGATGTTTTCAGAGAGGCGCTTAAGGAAAAAGGCATATCCAGCATAGGAACGCTGTCAAAGCGCTTCAGGAAATCAAAAAACAAGCTCCAGGATATAGCGATTGAGATAGTCCACGGGAAGGGTGCCGTCTTCAGGGTTCCGGAGAAGACAGCCGTTGCATGGGATTTAAACGGAAACAGGGTTGATGGCTCTTACTATGCCTACGCCCCCCTCTGCATGAGGGAGAAGTTTGAACCCGTTCTCACACCCGAGGAGCTGAGGGAAAAGCTCCCGGACTGGCCGTACTTCATAATCGACCTCTACCACTGGGACAAGCACACCCAGAAGGAAAAGGGCAAAATCTGCCTCCAGGTGAACCAGAGCTACGGCCTTTTGAGGGACTACTTCACGGGAAGTGAACTGGCCGTCACCTGGGCGAACGAAGAGTTCAGGGAGATGTTCCACGGCCCGCTGGACAGGATAACGACCTATGGGGGCCCTACTTCGGAGTTTCTCAAGGAGAATGGCATCAATGAAGTTGTTCTGCTCGATCCCTGGGCGGAAGAAGTCCTGAGCGAGAAGGACTTTGACGTTAAGGCGTTCATAATCGGTGGCATCGTCGATACCGGCGGGAACAAGAAGAAGACGACCCCAAAAATCGGCGAAGAGCTGGAGAGTGCTGGCATTAAGGTTAGGAGAAGGAAAATAGTCCTGAGGGGAGACGTCGTTGGTGTCCCCGACAGGATAAACAGAATCCTCGGGATAATCCTCAAGATGATGGTGGAGGGCAAGTCCATGGACGAGGCCGTCTATGAGATGCAGGAGCCTCTCCACGCCCGCTGGCGCCTGAGGAAGGAACTGCCGAAGAGGGCCACCCGCTACATGGTGGAAGGGAAAGTTTACAGGGTAGTCGAGAAGGAGCTTTTCGACGAGTACTCAAAATGGTTAAAAATCCGCTGGGAGGACTTCGTGAAGGTTCTCCGCGAGCTCGATCTGGTGGCGCTTGAGAGGAAGCGGATTCATCACCTGAATAAAATATCCAATGCCAGGATAATCAACGGCAAGCTCCACCGTGTCATACTGCTGAAGAGGGCGGCAATGCTCTGCTACAACTGCTGA
- a CDS encoding prolyl oligopeptidase family serine peptidase, producing MEDPYIWMENLQDERVLKLVEEENRRFREFIGKLSDELFPEVWGLYSLPTLHSARLTEKGIIAVFKERDRQVIRWLNGDVIVDSKALEAEIGDEVLLQGFTADGKGKRLAYSFSIGGADEGVTRIIDLESGELIDELRPSVWNVTFLENGYYFSRFYRHGETPDGVKAPAVRLFWKDESGERMVFGQGLGSGYFMGLRKSTDGKWAMLTVTFGWNRADIYIGPIEAPDRWEKVYSADVPAEPIDVVNGRLYILTREGKGLGKVIAIEGEKTIEVVPEGEFPLEWAVIVGDRILAGRLVHASHRLEVYSLNGEKLDEIAFDLPGSVYPLDSDGKKALLRYESFTVPYRLYQFDGELKLIGTQEVEGKFTVEEDFATSKDGTKIHYFHVKGEKDDKKVWVFGYGGFNISLTPRFFPQAIPFIRRGGTFAMANLRGGSEYGEEWHRAGMRENKQNVFDDFIAVLEKLKKEGYRIAAWGRSNGGLLVSATLTQRPDVMDAALIGYPVIDMLRFHKLYIGSVWIPEYGNPDDPKDREFLLKYSPYHNVDPNKRYPPTLIYTGLHDDRVHPAHALKFFMKLREVGAPVYLRVETKSGHMGASPETRARELTDLLAFVVKTLR from the coding sequence ATGGAAGACCCCTACATCTGGATGGAGAACCTTCAGGATGAGCGCGTTCTGAAGCTCGTCGAGGAAGAAAACAGGCGTTTTAGGGAATTCATCGGGAAGCTGAGCGACGAGCTGTTCCCGGAGGTATGGGGGCTGTATTCACTTCCAACTCTTCACAGTGCCAGACTCACGGAGAAAGGCATCATTGCGGTGTTCAAGGAGAGGGATAGGCAGGTAATAAGGTGGCTTAATGGCGATGTCATAGTTGACTCGAAGGCCCTTGAGGCTGAAATCGGCGATGAAGTTCTTCTTCAGGGATTTACTGCCGACGGGAAGGGCAAAAGGCTCGCATACAGCTTCTCAATCGGCGGGGCGGACGAGGGCGTCACGAGGATAATTGACCTCGAGAGTGGCGAGCTCATAGATGAACTCAGGCCCTCTGTGTGGAACGTGACCTTCCTAGAGAACGGCTACTACTTCTCGCGCTTTTACAGGCACGGGGAGACTCCAGACGGAGTCAAAGCTCCAGCTGTAAGGCTTTTCTGGAAGGACGAATCAGGAGAGAGAATGGTTTTTGGCCAGGGTCTCGGTTCGGGCTACTTCATGGGGCTCAGAAAGAGCACCGACGGGAAGTGGGCGATGCTAACAGTGACCTTTGGCTGGAACAGGGCCGATATCTACATAGGGCCAATTGAAGCCCCAGACCGCTGGGAGAAGGTTTACTCCGCGGACGTTCCGGCGGAGCCCATTGACGTCGTAAACGGCAGACTCTACATCCTAACGAGGGAAGGGAAAGGTTTAGGCAAGGTTATTGCGATAGAGGGCGAGAAAACCATCGAAGTCGTTCCAGAGGGCGAGTTCCCGCTCGAGTGGGCCGTTATTGTTGGTGACAGAATCCTCGCGGGTAGGCTCGTCCACGCGAGCCACAGGCTTGAAGTTTATTCGCTCAACGGTGAGAAGCTCGATGAGATAGCCTTTGATCTTCCCGGGAGTGTATATCCCCTCGATTCTGATGGCAAAAAAGCCCTCCTCCGCTACGAGAGCTTTACGGTTCCCTACAGACTCTATCAGTTTGACGGCGAGCTGAAGCTCATTGGGACGCAAGAGGTCGAAGGGAAGTTCACGGTTGAAGAGGACTTTGCAACCTCAAAGGACGGGACGAAGATTCACTACTTCCACGTCAAGGGTGAGAAGGACGATAAAAAGGTCTGGGTCTTCGGATACGGCGGATTCAACATCTCGCTTACACCCCGCTTCTTCCCGCAGGCGATTCCTTTCATAAGGCGCGGCGGAACCTTTGCAATGGCCAACCTGCGTGGGGGTAGTGAATACGGCGAGGAGTGGCACAGGGCGGGAATGAGGGAGAACAAGCAGAACGTCTTCGATGATTTCATAGCCGTCCTTGAGAAGCTCAAGAAAGAGGGCTACCGTATCGCCGCATGGGGTAGGAGCAACGGCGGTCTGCTCGTCTCAGCTACTCTCACTCAGAGGCCAGACGTAATGGACGCGGCCCTGATTGGGTATCCCGTCATTGACATGCTCCGTTTCCACAAGCTCTACATCGGCAGCGTTTGGATCCCAGAATACGGAAACCCAGACGACCCGAAGGACAGGGAGTTCCTGCTGAAGTACTCTCCCTACCACAACGTTGACCCGAACAAGCGCTACCCGCCAACGCTCATCTACACAGGTTTACACGACGACAGAGTCCATCCTGCTCACGCCCTCAAGTTCTTCATGAAGCTGAGAGAAGTTGGAGCACCGGTCTATCTCAGAGTTGAGACGAAGAGCGGGCACATGGGCGCATCGCCGGAGACGAGGGCGAGGGAGCTTACGGATTTGCTGGCCTTTGTCGTTAAGACGCTCAGATGA
- the ribD gene encoding bifunctional diaminohydroxyphosphoribosylaminopyrimidine deaminase/5-amino-6-(5-phosphoribosylamino)uracil reductase RibD, whose protein sequence is MRDEDEKFMRLALELAKRGEGWTNPNPMVGAVIVKDGKIIGVGWHRKFGEKHAEINAIEDAKAKGYDVRGATMYVTLEPCSHWGKQPPCADRIIQEGFKRVVVAMEDPNPLVAGQGIEKMRKAGIEVEVGLLEEEARKLNEIFLKYITTKLPFVSIKLALTLDGFIATETGSSKWITGEKARQRVQELRRKHMAIMVGSGTVLADNPRLNCRLENCPEKVKVILDRSGRVADEMRKGRKFRLFEDGRVIFFTEKPEKFKGIAEAYPITEPAKILKKLGELGIDSVLVEGGRIACQFLSLADKLYLFYGPKLFGRGIKPFECLKVENTKEAPLLRIESIERLGESFLVTAYPGW, encoded by the coding sequence ATGAGGGACGAAGACGAGAAGTTCATGAGGCTCGCCCTCGAGCTGGCGAAGCGCGGAGAAGGTTGGACAAACCCGAACCCGATGGTAGGGGCGGTTATAGTCAAGGATGGGAAGATAATAGGCGTGGGCTGGCACAGGAAGTTCGGCGAGAAGCACGCCGAGATAAACGCCATAGAGGATGCAAAGGCAAAGGGTTACGACGTTAGAGGGGCCACGATGTACGTAACGCTCGAACCCTGCTCCCACTGGGGGAAGCAGCCGCCCTGCGCGGATAGAATAATCCAAGAGGGCTTTAAAAGGGTTGTCGTGGCCATGGAGGACCCAAACCCGCTTGTTGCTGGCCAAGGAATAGAGAAGATGAGAAAGGCTGGAATAGAAGTAGAAGTTGGTCTTCTGGAGGAGGAAGCGAGGAAGCTCAATGAAATCTTCCTCAAATACATCACAACTAAACTCCCCTTCGTCTCGATAAAACTCGCCCTCACGCTCGACGGCTTCATAGCCACTGAAACTGGTTCCTCAAAGTGGATAACTGGTGAAAAAGCCCGCCAGAGGGTTCAGGAGCTCAGAAGAAAGCATATGGCGATAATGGTCGGTTCTGGGACGGTTTTAGCTGACAACCCGAGGCTCAACTGCAGGCTTGAGAACTGTCCCGAGAAGGTTAAGGTTATCCTCGACCGCTCCGGCAGGGTGGCAGATGAGATGAGAAAGGGACGGAAGTTCCGCCTCTTCGAGGACGGAAGGGTTATCTTCTTCACGGAAAAGCCGGAGAAGTTCAAGGGAATAGCAGAGGCATACCCGATAACCGAGCCAGCCAAGATCCTGAAGAAGCTCGGCGAGCTGGGGATAGACAGTGTCCTGGTCGAGGGCGGCAGAATAGCCTGCCAGTTCCTGTCCCTGGCCGACAAGTTATACCTCTTCTACGGGCCAAAGCTCTTCGGGAGAGGGATAAAGCCCTTCGAGTGCCTCAAGGTCGAGAACACCAAGGAGGCTCCCCTGCTGAGAATTGAGTCGATCGAGAGGCTCGGCGAGAGCTTCCTCGTTACCGCTTACCCAGGGTGGTGA
- a CDS encoding riboflavin synthase, which translates to MFTGIVEGTGKARYSAGKLYVELPFEVKEGDSVAVNGACLTVVSFDGKTAVFDVGEETLARTNLREAKVVNLERALPANGRFDGHIVTGHVDGTIRFIAKRKSGNTTWMAFEMPREKWGIAEKGSIALNGVSLTVAKVEATRFWIQVIPYTLEKTNLGLLRPGEKVNYEIDVLARYMKMILDKS; encoded by the coding sequence ATGTTCACGGGGATAGTTGAGGGAACCGGGAAGGCCCGCTATTCAGCTGGAAAGCTCTACGTGGAGCTTCCCTTCGAAGTGAAGGAAGGGGACAGCGTGGCAGTAAACGGGGCCTGCCTTACCGTCGTCTCCTTCGACGGGAAGACGGCAGTCTTCGACGTTGGTGAGGAGACTCTCGCGAGGACAAACCTGAGGGAGGCGAAGGTTGTCAACCTGGAGAGAGCCCTACCCGCCAACGGCCGCTTCGACGGGCACATAGTTACCGGTCACGTTGACGGGACGATAAGGTTCATAGCGAAGAGAAAGAGTGGAAACACGACCTGGATGGCCTTTGAGATGCCGAGGGAGAAATGGGGAATTGCGGAGAAGGGTTCAATAGCCCTCAACGGTGTCTCCCTTACCGTCGCTAAGGTCGAGGCAACCCGCTTCTGGATTCAGGTTATCCCCTATACCCTTGAAAAGACGAACCTGGGTCTCCTTCGGCCTGGGGAAAAAGTCAACTACGAGATAGACGTCCTAGCGAGGTACATGAAGATGATTCTAGATAAATCATAG